The following coding sequences lie in one Rutidosis leptorrhynchoides isolate AG116_Rl617_1_P2 chromosome 4, CSIRO_AGI_Rlap_v1, whole genome shotgun sequence genomic window:
- the LOC139840983 gene encoding uncharacterized protein has protein sequence MGLQESKMMRLNLARLRSIWGNHNFDYAVSLSRGFSGGLISMWDPNAFVKSNIWCDPNFLIVKGLWVRENIVTFMINVYAPQPLSDKIVLWNKLANFMENHTGDYILFGDWNSVRREDERCGSEFLQQDADCFNNFIESSGLHEVPLGGMRYTWRNKPGNKLSKLDRFFISNNVLVGVDDIKGVVLPRGFSDHSPIFLFQDNFDYGPTDPNLNIVAKLRLLKVIIKDWIHTSRTSECLRLKEVTNLINDLDINIDSGNADEATVVTRNNLFKEKVDLSKLNALDMLQKSRIKWDVEGDENSKFFHCSLKIKRGQQQIQGLMIDGNWVAVAEFNEVRPHYILSNAEASFLEREFEDDEIKRAVWDCGCSKAPGPDGFSFRFIKHFWDILQHDICRDIRKFFANFSMPNGANSAFFSLIPKCFGDTWCRWIMGCLNSARTSVLVNGSPTREFSIERGLRQGDPLSPFLFLIVMEGLHLTFQRAMEINFIRGVSVGANRIHLSHFLYADDDIILSRWSRQDLKRILTILEIFYLVSGLRINVSKSQIFGVRVEEADLNMFAAITGCRAGSFPNMYLGIPIGTKNLVSNWGTLVDKFRAKLSGWKASLISSGGRLTLLKSVMGSLGIYLFSLFKCPETILKQLESFSARFFLGWL, from the exons TCTCGGGGCTTTTCAGGAGGTTTAATTTCTATGTGGGATCCAAATGCGTTTGTTAAAAGTAACATCTGGTGTGACCCTAATTTCCTGATTGTTAAAGGTTTATGGGTGCGTGAGAATATTGTCACATTCATGATTAATGTTTACGCTCCACAACCACTTTCGGACAAAATCGTCCTGTGGAATAAGTTGGCTAATTTCATGGAGAACCATACGGGTGATTATATTCTTTTCGGTGACTGGAATTCAGTTAGAAGAGAAGATGAACGTTGCGGGTCTGAATTTTTGCAACAAGATGCGGACTGTTTCAATAATTTTATCGAGTCTTCGGGCCTTCATGAAGTCCCTCTCGGGGGCATGCGATACACGTGGAGAAATAAACCGGGTAATAAACTTAGTAAACTTGATCGATTCTTTATTTCCAATAATGTTCTTGTCGGTGTAGACGATATCAAAGGCGTGGTGTTACCTCGTGGTTTCTCGGATCATTCTCCTATTTTTCTTTTTCAAGACAACTTTGATTATGGTCCTAC TGATCCAAATTTAAACATTGTGGCCAAGTTAAGGTTATTAAAAGTCATCATCAAAGATTGGATTCATACTTCACGTACTTCTGAATGTCTAAGACTTAAAGAGGTAACTAATTTGATAAATGATCTCGATATAAATATTGACTCAGGCAACGCTGATGAGGCCACTGTTGTGACTCGTAATAATCTTTTTAAAGAAAAAGTCGATTTATCGAAGTTGAATGCTCTTGACATGTTGCAAAAATCGAGAATTAAATGGGACGTGGAGGGGGACGAAAACTCAAAATTTTTTCATTGCTCTCTTAAAATCAAACGTGGTCAACAACAAATTCAAGGTTTGATGATTGATGGTAACTGGGTAGCGGTTGCCGAGTTCAATGAGGTTCGTCCTCATTACATTCTGTCCAATGCCGAGGCCAGTTTTCTTGAAAGGGAGTTTGAAGACGATGAAATTAAACGGGCAGTTTGGGATTGCGGGTGTTCAAAAGCTCCGGGTCCTGATGGTTTTTCTTTTCGATTCATCAAGCATTTTTGGGATATTCTACAACACGATATTTGTAGAGATATTAGAAAGTTTTTTGCTAATTTTTCTATGCCTAATGGTGCTAACTCGGCTTTCTTTTCTCTTATCCCGAAGT GTTTTGGTGATACTTGGTGTAGGTGGATTATGGGTTGTCTCAATTCGGCTAGAACTTCCGTGCTTGTTAATGGGTCGCCAACCAGGGAATTCAGTATCGAAAGAGGCCTACGACAAGGTGATCCTCTTAGTCCTTTTCTTTTTCTTATTGTTATGGAAGGTCTTCATTTAACGTTTCAGCGGGCTATGGAAATTAATTTTATTCGGGGAGTTTCGGTTGGGGCAAACAGAATTCATCTTTCTCATTTTTTGTATGCGGATGACGATATTATTCTTTCCCGTTGGAGTAGACAAGATCTGAAAAGGATCCTTACTATTCTAGAAATTTTCTACTTGGTCTCGGGTTTACGGATAAATGTTTCAAAGTCGCAAATATTTGGTGTCAGAGTCGAAGAGGCAGATCTCAATATGTTTGCGGCGATAACTGGATGCAGGGCGGGTTCATTCCCGAATATGTATCTAGGTATTCCTATTGGAACTAAGAACTTGGTTTCGAATTGGGGTACTTTGGTGGACAAATTTCGAGCTAAACTTTCTGGTTGGAAGGCTAGTTTAATTTCTTCGGGTGGCAGACTGACTCTTCTCAAATCCGTCATGGGTAGTCTCGGTATTTACCTCTTTTCTCTTTTTAAATGCCCAGAAACCATCCTGAAACAATTAGAGTCATTTAGTGCTCGTTTTTTTTTGGGGTGGTTGTAA
- the LOC139840984 gene encoding uncharacterized protein gives MWVSVIKSIHGNVFNKTEGNSVWTSIVRLCSKTVDDNLLPPNLICMDVGNGRSVKFWHDLWCGDSCLASRYNRLFHLDVNKNDSVADKWVNGDWQWVWSREEIGSRNLALLNSLRHEINQVFICEREDKWVFSPASDGLFSVKKTRDIIDSRNLITSNTSTVWFKFIPRKVNVFLWRFRLNALPLRWNLSAKGIEINSIVCPVCNNGVEDLSHLFFGCSFALDIWYKSRLWMDCGFPSLHSWDDLFSWFGASSFTNGMKDKVIGIVVTILWALWRFRNGIVFNESFSSRSSLFDVIRLLSFRWLKNRGHRVSNWNT, from the coding sequence ATGTGGGTTTCAGTTATTAAGTCGATTCATGGTAACGTTTTCAATAAGACAGAAGGTAATTCCGTTTGGACATCGATTGTTCGCTTATGTTCTAAAACTGTCGACGATAATTTGTTGCCTCCCAATCTCATTTGCATGGATGTGGGAAATGGGAGGAGTGTGAAATTTTGGCATGATCTTTGGTGCGGTGATTCATGTTTAGCTTCTCGGTATAATCGTTTATTTCATCTAGACGTAAATAAAAATGACTCAGTCGCAGATAAATGGGTTAATGGAGATTGGCAATGGGTGTGGTCTAGAGAAGAAATTGGTAGTCGTAATCTTGCGCTATTAAATTCTCTTCGTCATGAGATCAATCAAGTTTTTATTTGCGAACGGGAAGATAAATGGGTGTTTTCTCCAGCGTCGGACGGTTTATTCTCGGTGAAGAAAACACGGGATATTATAGATAGCAGAAACCTTATTACTTCGAACACTTCTACGGTTTGGTTTAAATTTATCCCCCGAAAAGTGAATGTTTTTTTGTGGAGGTTTAGACTGAATGCTCTCCCCTTGCGTTGGAATCTCTCCGCGAAAGGTATAGAGATTAATTCGATCGTGTGTCCGGTTTGTAACAACGGTGTGGAGGATCTTTCGCATCTGTTTTTTGGGTGTTCGTTTGCCTTGGATATATGGTATAAGTCTCGACTTTGGATGGATTGTGGGTTTCCTAGCTTGCATTCGTGGGACGATTTATTTTCATGGTTTGGTGCGTCTTCTTTTACTAACGGGATGAAAGACAAAGTTATTGGGATTGTGGTCACCATTTTATGGGCTCTTTGGCGATTCAGGAACGGCATCGTGTTTAACGAAAGTTTTTCTAGTAGAAGTAGCCTTTTTGATGTTATTAGATTACTTTCTTTCCGTTGGCTTAAAAACAGAGGTCATAGAGTTTCAAATTGGAACACTTGA
- the LOC139840114 gene encoding uncharacterized acetyltransferase At3g50280, producing the protein MPSSSSSTTNSVNIISKCTVYPHTNSTTKSLQLSVSDLPMLSCQYIQKGVLLSQPPSNTNIISLLKLSLSKTLSHFPPLAGRLSTDSSGHVHIICNDSGVEFLHATATHLHTHQILHLNTDVHPCFKTFFAFDKTLSYAGHHQPIAAVQVTELADGLFIGCTVNHAVVDGTSFWNFFNTFAEITKGCQKVTNLPNFSRENVFISPVVLPLPTNGPSATFSGDEPLRERIIHFSRDAILKLKFRANNPLRKPQNSDLNDTEIYGKVCNDVNGKVNGVTFKPKSEISSFQSLCAHLWRAVTRARKFNDTKTTTFRMAVNCRHRLDQKVDPLYFGNLIQSIPTVASVGELLSHDLSWAANELHQNVVAHDNVMVRQGVKEWENNPKLFPLGNFDGAMITMGSSPRFPMYNNDFGWGRPMVVRSGKANKFDGKISAFPGREGDGSIDLEVVLAPETMSCVECDDEFMQYVS; encoded by the coding sequence AtgccttcatcatcatcttcaacaactAATTCTGTTAACATAATTTCAAAATGCACTGTCTACCCACATACAAACTCAACAACAAAATCCTTGCAGCTCTCTGTTTCTGATCTCCCAATGCTTTCATGTCAATACATACAAAAAGGTGTATTACTTTCTCAACCACCATCAAATACCAATATCATTTCCCTCTTaaaactctctctctctaaaaccctctCTCACTTCCCACCTCTCGCCGGCCGTCTCTCCACCGACTCTTCAGGTCATGTTCACATCATCTGCAACGATTCCGGCGTCGAATTCCTTCACGCCACCGCTACCCACCTCCACACCCACCAAATCTTACACCTAAACACCGACGTCCACCCATGTTTTAAAACCTTTTTTGCTTTTGATAAAACTTTGAGTTACGCCGGCCACCACCAACCAATCGCCGCCGTGCAAGTGACGGAGCTTGCCGATGGACTTTTTATTGGGTGTACGGTTAATCATGCTGTCGTAGACGGGACTTCTTTTTGGAACTTTTTTAATACTTTTGCTGAGATCACAAAAGGGTGTCAGAAAGTAACAAACTTGCCGAATTTTAGCCGGGAAAATGTTTTTATTTCTCCGGTTGTTTTGCCTCTTCCGACTAATGGCCCATCGGCGACGTTTTCAGGTGATGAGCCGTTGAGAGAAAGGATAATTCATTTTAGTAGAGACGCAATTTTGAAGTTAAAATTCAGAGCTAATAATCCTTTAAGGAAACCACAAAATTCGGATCTGAATGATACAGAGATTTACGGAAAAGTGTGCAACGACGTTAACGGAAAAGTTAACGGGGTGACGTTTAAACCGAAAAGTGAAATTTCGTCATTTCAGTCTTTATGTGCTCATTTATGGCGTGCGGTTACACGCGCGCGTAAATTTAACGATACTAAAACGACGACATTTCGAATGGCGGTGAATTGTAGGCATAGATTGGACCAAAAAGTGGACCCACTTTATTTCGGGAACTTGATCCAAAGCATCCCAACCGTTGCTTCAGTTGGGGAGTTGTTGTCACATGATTTGTCATGGGCAGCCAATGAGCTTCATCAAAACGTGgtggcacatgataatgttatggTGCGCCAGGGTGTAAAGGAGTGGGAAAATAATCCTAAGTTGTTTCCTTTGGGTAATTTTGATGGTGCTATGATTACAATGGGAAGTTCTCCTAGGTTTCCAATGTATAATAACGATTTCGGGTGGGGTCGCCCGATGGTTGTTCGTAGTGGTAAAGCGAATAAGTTTGATGGAAAGATTTCAGCTTTTCCTGGACGTGAAGGCGATGGTAGTATTGATCTCGAGGTCGTTTTAGCTCCCGAAACCATGTCATGTGTTGAATGTGACGATGAATTTATGCAATATGTATCTTAA